A window of uncultured Litoreibacter sp. contains these coding sequences:
- a CDS encoding neutral zinc metallopeptidase, translating to MQWRGRRGSRNIEDRRGRRSTGKAASGIGGLGLVAVLVIGYFLGIDVTPLLQGGGLTESQEQAVSQEITQADRQAGEFVSVVLADTEEVWAEIFRDQVGETYTPATLVLFKGATQSPCGGASGASGPFYCPADKKAYLDTDFFVTLEKRLGAGGDFAAAYVVAHEIAHHVQNELGILVQANRIRQQSSQERSNQISVRIELQADCFSGIWARYAQARFNSLERGDLSEAVNAARQIGDDTLQRNAGRRPNPHTFTHGTSAQRQRWFANGYENPTIQACDTFSAQQL from the coding sequence ATGCAGTGGCGGGGACGGCGTGGGAGCCGAAATATCGAGGATCGTCGCGGGCGGCGCTCTACAGGCAAGGCCGCGAGCGGCATTGGCGGGCTTGGCTTGGTCGCTGTCCTTGTGATCGGGTACTTTCTCGGGATTGATGTCACGCCGCTGCTGCAAGGCGGTGGTTTGACCGAGTCGCAAGAGCAGGCGGTTAGCCAGGAAATTACCCAGGCCGATCGGCAAGCCGGCGAATTTGTATCGGTCGTCTTGGCAGACACTGAAGAGGTCTGGGCAGAAATATTCCGCGACCAAGTTGGTGAGACCTACACCCCCGCTACTTTAGTCTTGTTCAAAGGGGCGACGCAGAGCCCATGCGGCGGGGCGTCAGGTGCCTCGGGGCCGTTTTACTGCCCTGCGGACAAGAAGGCCTATCTGGATACGGATTTCTTCGTGACCTTGGAAAAGCGACTTGGTGCCGGTGGTGATTTTGCCGCTGCATATGTGGTTGCGCATGAAATTGCGCACCATGTCCAGAACGAGCTGGGTATTTTGGTACAGGCCAACCGAATTCGACAGCAAAGCTCGCAGGAGCGGAGCAACCAGATTTCTGTGCGCATCGAGCTGCAGGCGGATTGCTTTTCTGGCATCTGGGCGCGCTATGCGCAGGCGCGGTTCAATTCGCTGGAACGCGGGGATTTGAGCGAGGCAGTGAATGCGGCCAGACAGATCGGTGACGACACGCTGCAGCGCAATGCCGGGCGCAGGCCAAATCCTCACACCTTTACACATGGGACCTCTGCGCAAAGGCAAAGGTGGTTTGCCAACGGTTACGAAAATCCAACGATTCAGGCCTGCGATACGTTCAGTGCCCAACAGCTGTGA
- a CDS encoding YqaA family protein has translation MMKRLYDWTMSLSAHPNALWALAFVAFIESSVFPIPPDLLMIPMIIAAPHRAFLIATVCLSASVLGGLLGYAIGALAFDWLGQPILEALGKADRIAEFNQRFNDLGFWAVLVAGITPFPYKVITIMSGWTGMPLGTFIITSIIARGLRFFVIAGLLWKFGEPIRDFIERRLGLVFTVFLALLIGGFLLVRYI, from the coding sequence ATGATGAAGCGTCTCTATGACTGGACGATGTCGCTCTCCGCGCATCCAAATGCGCTATGGGCGCTTGCCTTCGTGGCCTTTATCGAAAGCTCGGTCTTCCCAATCCCTCCTGATTTGCTGATGATCCCGATGATCATCGCGGCCCCGCACCGCGCCTTTCTGATTGCCACGGTATGCCTGTCGGCCTCTGTGCTGGGCGGACTTCTAGGCTACGCGATCGGCGCATTGGCATTTGACTGGCTTGGCCAACCGATACTGGAAGCGCTTGGAAAGGCCGACCGCATTGCCGAATTCAACCAACGTTTCAACGATCTTGGCTTCTGGGCGGTTCTGGTCGCGGGCATCACGCCGTTCCCCTACAAGGTCATCACCATTATGTCGGGTTGGACCGGCATGCCGCTGGGCACATTCATCATCACCTCCATCATCGCGCGCGGCCTTCGCTTTTTCGTCATCGCCGGGCTGCTCTGGAAGTTTGGTGAACCCATACGCGACTTCATAGAACGTCGATTAGGCCTTGTTTTCACGGTCTTTCTGGCATTGCTAATCGGCGGTTTCCTTCTGGTGAGATACATATGA